In Periophthalmus magnuspinnatus isolate fPerMag1 chromosome 9, fPerMag1.2.pri, whole genome shotgun sequence, the sequence tgacggaacagatttcactttcctgcagcagattggacatggaggctctaacttccattgtggacataatttcttgactggattatattctctggacctttacagaACGAATGagactgtgtttgtgtgaatatgttgatgtttgacagaaccagagcctcaatggtaagtgcagtccaaatccacatttctgacttctctgtaaaaacgtctttcctgtcagcactgtggtgattcgaggtgtaaatggtttacatattcagaaagatgaatgccgtagctttcatttgatgtgtagattgtttgtgtgggtgacgcagaaatacacgtacattgctgtaaagttgtaacgtgtaacgcgggcgggccgtcggaacgataagtggttaagttgtcggcgctcaagtgacggaaatgtaaccgagagaatccggtcatttttcaaaataaaagatttttcaaaataaacgattgttcagactcagataataaatccaacagaaataattaattatttcttggacggcccgcggcccggtaccaattgatccacggaccggtaccggtccgcggcccggtggttggggaccactgccttaaagggcctatattgtgtcattattgtgttatgttgttttctcatcaaaaaacatacctggaattatgtttgtttcattcacacatgtttaacacacaaaccctgtatatttaggctgagctcttcttctctcaaacagaaaacactctgctccaccttatgAGGTcatatggtgatacaggaagtgccccactgtgtttttaaactccacacaccttcactagaatcatttggataatttcagccctggaatttccagtctctaatgaactaaaactaaaagctGAATGTGAAACTAATAACAACAACTAATAAtgtgaaaccaaacacaactcctggtatgtttttgaggaggtaagaacataataacatggcttaaagctcacaaatgtaatgtttgtaaTCAGTGTTTGTAATTAGAAACACCTGGCAGTAATTGGGGCAGTCCTgcatgatgtcacatagtacctGAAATTGCAGTGGTCAATAAAGACAGCACGCagtcagtttaaaaaaaacaacacaagttTACCTAGTTTGCTCTAAAATTGCCAATAAGGACTAGGAACAGTATACGATTCCATTAACACAGCATATATGCAGAATActagcaaataaataaatacattttgtttcatCCCACTTAGAGcgcctccctctcctttgtTTGCAGGAGCACTTCTCGGAGGATTGTCAGTTTCGCGAGCGTTTCCAGGAGAACAGCTACAACACGTATGCGTCTGTGGCCCACGTGACCCCTCGGTCAGGGCGCCAGTGGTACGTAGCCCTCAACAAGCGCGGCAAGGCCAAGATGGGCTCCAGTCCACGGGTCCGCTCCCAACATGCGTCCACCCACTTCCTGCCCCGCGGAGGCTTGGGCGGGCATGGGACTATGGGCTTCACCATTGCCCAGGAGCAGGAGGACGAGGGAGAGGGGAGCAGGAGAGCCGCAAGGACCAAAGTCTTATCAAAGGGTTTGCTGAAGGAACCCGAAGCGAGCGTGAATGTACTGGCCAAACGGACGGTGAAATATTGGCCAAAGTATCGCTTTGGATAGGAAGTTTTAGAAAGACTTTTTGGGGTGATGTTGGAGTGACAATGGCTTACAGAAAGTATTGAGATCATTCCTGGATCATGGAGGAACTTAAGGGAGATTTTGACAAGAGGAGAGTTTGAGTTGGGAGATGTCTTCAGATGTGAGTACATCTTAAAGCATCTAACTAGTAACTAGTAACTTTTTtccattatggatgtttttattggattgaaaaacagaaaatcatgcatccttattgtgagcgggcttgcatctccacaaacttggtCTGGAGAAGGGCctcctcttgcttgtttccatggaaatgctgttcctttggatATTATCATggaataaaacatatctatctctatggagaatgttctgaaatatcgTATTGCTTTAAAGACtcgtgtaactttttggtgtctctgtggagatgtttttgcttcttctcaaatgttccacagtatggcattaaactttgatttactgctaaaaaataatacatggctggtggtgtcacttgcttgtctccatggagttggaTAAGTTTGGAATATTCCCAATAAAACAAGATTTTCCAACAGAAAACAAttctccaatcagaaagcagaataagcctcacatgagtaTCTCTTTTGAGTACCAGTTTTaaactgaaatccagttggtctaaaactaaaaggactctctctgatctgaatagtcactacctaaaccccagcacctgcagccgatcatgaatcagtgctggTGCAGCTTGCACTGTTCACATGATGCATGGCCTGTCtattgagaatgagaaaaacttgtacgtgtcctctatctgcaggttaaggctctggcaacccaaggtcagttgtggttgtagtagctttttttaaaacagCACAAGCACAGGCTACATGCAATTAAGTACTTTGACTCTGCTAATTGaattgtcttttttctttcaggAATTGGCGACTGACTGTCTATTTGACCCTCTGATCTGTGATACTGAAGCCTACAACAGCTGCAGGCCTACACGAGGATCAACCACTGAACGTGCAATCAacattttactgacagagggaAAGGGTGGAGATCTAAGGGGAGAGAGTGTGGGGGTGAATGAGAAATAGAGAGGGGGTGGGGGTAAAATTCTCTTCCCTTTTGTGGCCTCTGAAGTGAGATATTTGGCCCTCTAATGGACAGCAAAGGTATTGCAAGGGGATCCAGATCAAAAGAAGGTCTGTGAATATACAACATTTTATAGACGTTTTGTGgaatttgaaaaatatttgtttaaaataaacttaattaATGCAGCATGCAGTAAATGATAATGGTGTGAAACTCAGACAATATTTACATGCACGTCAGGAAAACCAGATAACTGGCTTAGTCCAATTTAAACCGATTTatgaaaatgcatgtaaacccagGAACTACAATTCAGATGCTGTGAATTCAGTCTCAAAGATCCCACATGTCGAGAAGACAATAAGTACTCAGGTACCTGCTCCGTGTAACTGTGCTGTCTGATTTACATTAGGCACAGATTaagagaggcattcaactgcaggGGGCaagaaacagccaggaaaatattagacatgtgtttggacatgtactctctcattttagatcagcagcaATGACAAACTACGTCTTTCACCCCgatcacattttgttttgggcCGTTGCATTAAAGTGAATATCAAAGTTTATTAGTGCGGCTCAGAGCAAATAACTTGTGAGTAACTCAGTCTGTAGcatttctgaaaataaaatgctcaGCGTAATTTAGATGTTGCTTATCTTTGTCTGCCAAAAGTCAGGTTAAAAATATGAGTTATAAGTTATATaactagtgctaatgctaaattactgGATGCCCTGAACGCCTCATAGCCCCATTGGCACCTACTTTAACCTGCTTTAGACTGGGACAAGTTTATTTAGTGCACTTtcctgtgcatgtaaacatagtgactGTGTGATATTCAATGatagaatgtatttttgtactgaatacaaataaatattgaaatacaAACTCATTCACTTGGTGGctaatattgtaaaaataatatacaagaaatgtacagttgtttgttcttttattgGTGTAATTTATAGGATTGTTtgaagtcctggttttggtaCTGGGAtaattcaggtttagtcctgctttagtccagggtcatatctggtttagccctgctttaatCTTGGTAATCTTAAATCTTGGTTCATCTCTGGTTTACTTATGGTTCAGTTCTGCTGTAGTCcccaggtcctggtttagtcctggtgtagtcctgctttagttctggtttagtccaggttcagccctggtttattcctgatttagtctgggtgtagtcctgctttagtcctggttaagtcctgcttAAGCTCTAGTTTAGTTTTCGTTTAGTTCTGCGATGGTCTGGTTGCTGTAGGTGGAGGTCCAGAAGGATACGTAGTCTGCTCTGAGGTCATACCTATGGGACAGTACAGAGTGGTCAATATTAAATAACTTTCACTTGTTGttttcaaatatttacaataaaaataacattttttttcatttcaaatgaTCCAAGGTTAACTACTGTAGACATTATCTATAGAATATACAGCTATACCCCTTcttgaactgccaccttaatGTGGTAGAGGGGTTTGAGAGCCCAAATGATCCTGGCA encodes:
- the fgf5 gene encoding fibroblast growth factor 5, whose product is MNVALYVVTVAQCVYAASVGVGRAAVEGRRTCRLYCRVGIGFHLQIHEDGRVNGTHKPNHLSLLELFSVSQGVIGIRGVHSNRYLCMNHRGRLHAMEHFSEDCQFRERFQENSYNTYASVAHVTPRSGRQWYVALNKRGKAKMGSSPRVRSQHASTHFLPRGGLGGHGTMGFTIAQEQEDEGEGSRRAARTKVLSKGLLKEPEASVNVLAKRTVKYWPKYRFG